A stretch of Carya illinoinensis cultivar Pawnee chromosome 14, C.illinoinensisPawnee_v1, whole genome shotgun sequence DNA encodes these proteins:
- the LOC122294773 gene encoding uncharacterized protein LOC122294773 isoform X1, whose translation MLENHTPTLSAADTAVRRNAPSNLRNRPLNRRKSAEKNQVGALRNFPIIDNGVSGSSNLLNENHRSGLIALEGCCCSEASQLLDDRWAAALDCYNNPSIDLSERPVMYSGSAPSACFRLLIS comes from the exons ATGCTTGAAAACCATACCCCAACACTATCTGCAGCAGATACAGCCGTCAGGCGTAATGCTCCTTCCAATCTAAG GAATCGACCTCTCAACAGGCGCAAGTCGGCAG AGAAGAATCAAGTTGGTGCTTTAAGAAACTTTCCCATCATCGATAATGGGGTTTCAGGGAGCAGCAATCTTCTGAATGAAAATCATCGATCAGGGTTAATAGCTTTAGAGGGATGCTGTTGCAGTGAAGCTTCTCAGCTCTTGGATGATC GCTGGGCAGCTGCGTTGGATTGCTACAATAATCCATCAATAGATTTATCTG agagACCAGTTATGTACTCAGGAAGTGCCCCATCAGCATGTTTTAGACTTCTCATCAG TTGA
- the LOC122294773 gene encoding uncharacterized protein LOC122294773 isoform X2 has product MLENHTPTLSAADTAVRRNAPSNLRNRPLNRRKSAGSSNLLNENHRSGLIALEGCCCSEASQLLDDRWAAALDCYNNPSIDLSERPVMYSGSAPSACFRLLIS; this is encoded by the exons ATGCTTGAAAACCATACCCCAACACTATCTGCAGCAGATACAGCCGTCAGGCGTAATGCTCCTTCCAATCTAAG GAATCGACCTCTCAACAGGCGCAAGTCGGCAG GGAGCAGCAATCTTCTGAATGAAAATCATCGATCAGGGTTAATAGCTTTAGAGGGATGCTGTTGCAGTGAAGCTTCTCAGCTCTTGGATGATC GCTGGGCAGCTGCGTTGGATTGCTACAATAATCCATCAATAGATTTATCTG agagACCAGTTATGTACTCAGGAAGTGCCCCATCAGCATGTTTTAGACTTCTCATCAG TTGA